From one Lotus japonicus ecotype B-129 chromosome 3, LjGifu_v1.2 genomic stretch:
- the LOC130742631 gene encoding aluminum-activated malate transporter 8-like → MAKSLAPNLHVRHAKNAVESLKSVLRANPWEEVDPMEIVPAATVASLLIDIVICVENICEAVDELATLANFVPHRGIVQPITSSDDDDSTHVITVNE, encoded by the coding sequence ATGGCCAAGTCATTAGCACCAAATCTCCATGTCAGACATGCTAAAAATGCTGTTGAGTCTCTTAAATCGGTTCTAAGAGCAAATCCATGGGAAGAAGTTGATCCAATGGAGATAGTGCCAGCAGCTACAGTGGCATCACTGCTAATAGACATTGTTATTTGCGTTGAGAACATTTGTGAAGCTGTTGATGAACTAGCAACCCTTGCAAATTTTGTGCCTCATCGTGGAATTGTGCAACCAATTACTagttctgatgatgatgattcgaCTCATGTAATCACAGTTAACGAGTAA
- the LOC130743829 gene encoding aluminum-activated malate transporter 2-like has translation MVSPGAEKPWAKLVKYVQNEPRRIIHSFKVGLALVLVSILHHFRPSFYGFGENIIWAVMTVVLVIELSVGATLGRGLNRMFATGLAAALGLGTHRLASLCGKNGKDVVISAFIFVIGAILTFMRLSPQLMAKYDYGFMIFILTFCLVTLSEFTDGELFQVVHERLLTIIIGSLIAIAVCVCIYPIWIGEDLHNQIAGNIIKVADFLEGFGDEYFKNSENTKADVVDKPFLGSYKQVLSSKSAEESKAVLARWEPCHGQFRFRHPWNQYLKTGNLTRLCAYKIEALSVYLLNSEQVRYSIFHL, from the exons ATGGTCTCACCAGGCGCTGAGAAACCATGGGCTAAGTTAGTCAAGTATGTACAAAATGAACCAAGAAGGATTATTCATTCCTTCAAGGTTGGATTGGCACTTGTGCTGGTTTCCATTTTGCACCATTTTCGTCCCTCCTTCTATGGTTTTGGTGAGAACATCATCTGGGCGGTTATGACTGTTGTCCTTGTCATCGAACTTTCTGTTG GTGCAACACTCGGAAGAGGTTTAAATAGGATGTTCGCTACAGGATTAGCTGCTGCTCTGGGGCTTGGAACCCATAGATTAGCATCTCTTTGTGGGAAGAATGGAAAAGATGTAGTGATTTCAGCATTTATCTTTGTGATTG GTGCGATATTGACATTTATGAGATTGTCGCCGCAATTGATGGCGAAATACGATTATGGATTCATGATATTCATCTTGACGTTCTGCTTGGTGACTCTTTCAGAATTTACAGACGGTGAACTCTTTCAAGTCGTGCATGAGAGGTTATTAACGATCATCATTGGGAGCTTGATAGCTATTGCAGTATGTGTTTGCATTTACCCTATCTGGATTGGTGAGGATCTTCACAATCAGATTGCTGGCAATATTATCAAAGTTGCTGACTTCTTGGAAG GATTTGGAGATGAGTACTTCAAAAATTCAGAGAATACAAAAGCTGATGTGGTGGATAAGCCATTTCTCGGCAGCTATAAACAAGTCCTCTCTTCAAAAAGCGCTGAAGAATCAAAG GCTGTTTTGGCAAGATGGGAACCATGTCACGGTCAATTCAGATTTCGCCACCCATGGAACCAATACTTGAAGACTGGGAACCTAACTCGGTTGTGTGCTTACAAAATTGAAGCTCTTAGTGTCTACCTCCTTAACTCTGAGCAAGTACGATATTCCATatttcatttataa